The following coding sequences lie in one Pseudoxanthomonas sp. SE1 genomic window:
- the imuA gene encoding translesion DNA synthesis-associated protein ImuA: MGAVVALDTLLAARTLWHAGRSAAIAADGEPTGHAALDTLLPQGGWPRRALTELLLPADGVGELALLLPTLARMTQAGSTVALIAPPYIPYAPAWQAAGVDLASLEIIEAAPRDALWAFEQCLRSGACAAVLGWPVHADGPALRRLQVAADSGECLGFALRDRRHAANPSAAALRVEATRDAQGGTHWQVRKCRGGPAPAQSFALVAH, encoded by the coding sequence ATGGGCGCCGTCGTCGCCCTCGACACGCTGCTGGCCGCACGCACGCTGTGGCATGCCGGGCGCAGCGCGGCCATCGCCGCCGATGGCGAGCCCACCGGCCACGCCGCGCTCGACACGCTGCTGCCGCAGGGCGGCTGGCCGCGCCGCGCGTTGACCGAACTGCTGCTGCCCGCCGACGGCGTGGGCGAACTGGCGCTGCTGCTGCCCACGCTGGCACGGATGACGCAGGCGGGTAGCACCGTCGCGTTGATCGCACCGCCATACATCCCGTATGCCCCCGCCTGGCAGGCCGCGGGCGTGGACCTGGCGTCGCTGGAAATCATCGAAGCTGCGCCGCGCGATGCGCTGTGGGCGTTCGAACAATGCCTGCGCAGCGGCGCCTGTGCCGCCGTGCTCGGTTGGCCGGTGCATGCCGATGGACCCGCCTTGCGACGCCTGCAGGTGGCCGCCGATAGCGGTGAGTGTCTGGGCTTCGCGCTGCGCGACCGCCGCCATGCGGCCAATCCGTCGGCCGCCGCGTTGCGCGTGGAGGCCACCCGCGATGCGCAGGGCGGCACGCACTGGCAGGTGCGCAAATGCCGCGGTGGCCCGGCGCCTGCGCAGTCGTTCGCGCTGGTTGCGCATTGA
- the lexA gene encoding transcriptional repressor LexA: MNPVDLPPQRAAVLAFLRRELAAGRAPSLADIASAFGFASRNAAQKHVQALVADGLLEQAPGQKRGLRLPGGMADLLPLPVLGRVAAGQPIGADIGLDEQLWLDRRLFSPQPDYLLKVQGDSMIDDGIVDGDLVGVHRTPDARDGQTVVARIDGELTIKRLQRERKRIRLLPRNPAHAPIDVQPGQDFAIEGVYCGLVRRG; encoded by the coding sequence ATGAACCCAGTCGATCTTCCTCCCCAACGTGCCGCCGTCCTGGCCTTCCTGCGCCGGGAACTGGCGGCCGGGCGCGCGCCGAGCCTGGCGGACATCGCCTCCGCGTTCGGCTTCGCCTCCCGCAATGCCGCGCAGAAGCATGTGCAGGCGCTGGTGGCCGACGGCCTGCTGGAACAGGCCCCCGGCCAGAAGCGTGGCCTGCGCCTGCCCGGCGGCATGGCCGACCTGCTGCCGCTGCCGGTGCTGGGCCGGGTGGCTGCCGGCCAGCCGATCGGGGCCGACATCGGCCTGGATGAGCAACTGTGGCTGGATCGCCGGCTGTTCTCGCCGCAGCCGGATTACCTGCTGAAGGTGCAGGGCGATTCGATGATCGACGACGGCATCGTCGACGGCGACCTGGTCGGCGTGCATCGCACGCCCGACGCGCGCGACGGGCAGACCGTCGTGGCCCGCATCGACGGCGAACTGACCATCAAGCGCCTGCAGCGCGAACGCAAGCGCATCCGCCTGCTGCCACGCAATCCCGCGCATGCGCCCATCGACGTGCAGCCCGGGCAGGACTTCGCCATCGAAGGCGTGTACTGCGGCCTGGTCCGGCGCGGCTGA
- a CDS encoding AbrB/MazE/SpoVT family DNA-binding domain-containing protein, translating into MKLKITTVGNSAGVILPKELLSRLRLDKGDELHALETPDGIRLTVYDPTLAEQMEVAEQVMRRRRTLLNKLAQ; encoded by the coding sequence ATGAAGCTCAAGATCACCACAGTCGGCAACTCTGCCGGTGTCATCCTGCCCAAGGAGCTCCTGTCGCGCCTCCGCCTGGACAAAGGCGATGAACTCCACGCGCTCGAGACGCCCGACGGCATCCGCCTGACCGTCTACGACCCCACCCTGGCCGAGCAGATGGAGGTTGCCGAGCAGGTCATGCGTCGTCGCCGCACCCTGCTCAACAAGCTGGCCCAGTGA
- a CDS encoding type II toxin-antitoxin system death-on-curing family toxin, with protein sequence MIVWISRALALAIHDRQLAEHGGATGIRDEGLLESALARPRQLHAYGQPAPDLADLAAATAFGLARNHPFVDGNKRMAAVACEVFIVLNGGALSAEDHELYPQYLGLSEGSLGEAEFAAWLRPRIIAKAPGKVQEPSPAYGR encoded by the coding sequence ATGATCGTCTGGATCAGCCGGGCCTTGGCCCTGGCCATCCATGACCGCCAGTTGGCCGAGCATGGTGGCGCGACGGGCATCCGCGACGAGGGGTTGCTGGAATCGGCGCTCGCGCGTCCCAGACAGCTGCACGCCTACGGGCAGCCTGCGCCGGACCTGGCCGATCTGGCGGCCGCCACCGCCTTCGGCCTGGCGCGCAACCATCCTTTCGTGGACGGCAACAAGCGCATGGCGGCCGTGGCATGCGAAGTCTTCATCGTGCTCAATGGCGGCGCGCTGTCGGCCGAAGACCACGAGCTCTATCCGCAGTACCTCGGCTTGTCCGAAGGCAGCCTCGGCGAAGCGGAATTCGCCGCGTGGCTACGCCCACGGATCATCGCAAAGGCTCCGGGCAAGGTGCAGGAGCCCTCTCCCGCGTACGGCCGCTGA
- a CDS encoding HDOD domain-containing protein, with protein MRILYVGDTACLPDDLADYIGDMGDEWTVEVVADGKSAMYTVANGPVDVVMVGPALADLPPATLLGQIRTLRPETIRIALLEGAAESLAAPIKLIGVAHRFLPLPLSSETVLEAIHSLEELRDLLDSPRLRRAIGRVEHLPSPPHLYFALTRALEEDEGTANDIAKLVAGDPAIAAKVLQLCNSAYFSNGRSITDLRAAVTRLGLGTLRDLVLASEVFSMKTASNVDRSVLQQRALLASRLAAKILPRTSSELGATAALLADIGLLLPGVRDERDTPAAEDDDRPGHTEAGAYLLGLWGLPMPIVEAVAFHRQPQRSSLRSFWVPGAVHVAGALASNEPVDEGYLKSLGVLDQLPNWRQMAETMVERAEEQAA; from the coding sequence TTGCGCATTCTGTATGTTGGCGACACCGCCTGCCTGCCTGACGACCTGGCCGACTACATCGGCGACATGGGGGACGAATGGACCGTGGAGGTCGTCGCCGACGGCAAGTCGGCGATGTACACCGTCGCCAATGGTCCCGTGGACGTGGTGATGGTGGGCCCGGCGCTCGCCGACCTGCCACCCGCCACGCTGCTCGGCCAGATCCGCACGCTGCGCCCGGAGACGATCCGCATCGCGTTGCTGGAAGGCGCCGCGGAGAGCCTGGCCGCGCCGATCAAGCTGATCGGCGTGGCACACCGCTTCCTGCCGCTGCCTCTGTCATCCGAGACGGTGCTGGAAGCGATCCACAGCCTGGAAGAACTGCGCGACCTGCTCGACAGTCCGCGCCTGCGTCGCGCCATCGGCCGGGTCGAACACCTGCCGTCGCCGCCGCACCTGTACTTCGCACTGACGCGTGCGCTGGAAGAGGATGAAGGCACCGCCAACGACATCGCCAAGCTGGTGGCCGGCGATCCCGCCATCGCCGCCAAGGTGCTGCAGCTGTGCAACTCGGCCTATTTCTCCAACGGCCGTTCCATCACCGACCTGCGCGCTGCCGTCACGCGACTGGGCCTGGGCACGCTGCGCGACCTGGTGCTGGCCAGTGAGGTGTTCTCGATGAAGACCGCTTCCAACGTCGACCGCAGCGTCCTGCAGCAACGCGCATTGCTGGCCTCGCGGCTGGCGGCGAAGATCCTGCCGCGTACCAGCTCCGAACTGGGCGCGACGGCGGCGTTGCTGGCCGACATCGGCCTGCTGCTGCCGGGTGTGCGTGACGAGCGCGATACGCCGGCTGCCGAGGACGACGACCGCCCCGGCCATACCGAAGCCGGCGCCTATCTGCTGGGCCTGTGGGGCCTGCCGATGCCGATCGTGGAGGCGGTGGCCTTCCATCGCCAGCCGCAGCGTTCCAGCCTGCGCAGTTTCTGGGTGCCGGGCGCCGTGCACGTGGCTGGCGCGCTGGCCAGCAACGAACCCGTGGACGAGGGCTACCTGAAGTCGCTGGGTGTACTGGATCAGTTGCCCAACTGGCGGCAGATGGCCGAGACCATGGTCGAGCGAGCCGAAGAACAGGCGGCCTGA
- a CDS encoding ribonuclease H-like domain-containing protein, which translates to MSVSLEKLQRLRRQAGHGSAMSPSVPLPPEHDPLPALRRMLGTRERARPAVTTRSCDRALPGDEVAPGLLQLEQVLPFDEAPSHVDGSFARVGNLPTQGMLFFDTETTGLSGGTGTRAFMVGASDFVPGGLRVRQLLITHLSAEPAMLRAFAGWLSEDMRLISYNGRCYDAPLLTTRYRLARQGTPLAGIEHLDLLFPTRRRYRGVWENCRLATIERNALGIVREDDLPGSEAPGAWLQYLRGGDAGLLRRVLLHNFQDVVTLARLLMHLAQPDAGTAAAGPAFTCAPS; encoded by the coding sequence ATGAGCGTCAGCCTCGAAAAACTGCAGCGGCTGCGACGCCAGGCAGGGCACGGCAGCGCCATGTCGCCATCCGTGCCGCTGCCGCCGGAGCATGATCCCTTGCCAGCGCTGCGGCGCATGCTGGGGACCCGTGAACGCGCGCGTCCCGCCGTGACGACGCGTAGCTGCGATCGTGCGTTGCCGGGCGACGAGGTCGCACCTGGATTGCTGCAGTTGGAGCAGGTGCTGCCGTTCGACGAGGCGCCGTCCCATGTCGACGGCAGCTTCGCGCGGGTCGGCAACTTGCCCACGCAGGGCATGCTGTTCTTCGATACCGAGACCACCGGCCTGTCCGGTGGCACCGGCACGCGCGCCTTCATGGTGGGCGCATCGGATTTCGTGCCCGGCGGCCTGCGCGTGCGCCAGCTGCTGATCACCCACCTGTCGGCGGAGCCGGCGATGCTGCGGGCATTCGCTGGCTGGCTGTCGGAAGACATGCGGCTGATCAGCTACAACGGACGCTGCTACGACGCCCCCTTGCTGACCACGCGCTACCGCCTGGCGCGGCAGGGCACGCCGCTGGCCGGCATCGAGCACCTCGACCTGCTGTTCCCCACGCGCCGACGTTATCGCGGCGTCTGGGAGAACTGCCGGCTGGCCACCATCGAGCGCAACGCGCTGGGCATCGTGCGCGAGGACGACCTGCCGGGATCGGAAGCGCCGGGTGCATGGCTGCAGTATCTGCGTGGCGGTGACGCAGGTTTGCTCAGGCGCGTGCTGCTGCACAACTTCCAGGACGTGGTGACGCTGGCCCGGCTGCTGATGCATCTCGCGCAACCGGATGCGGGGACAGCGGCCGCGGGGCCAGCGTTCACCTGCGCCCCGTCTTGA
- a CDS encoding DEAD/DEAH box helicase codes for MPAQTSLIRRHATDAALLPVNAADGRALAERLAGKYHDRVTGQFVIPGREGRYEPLPADLPVELAEALRARGIGQLYSHQAEAWRHVQAGGHLAVVTPTASGKSLCYTLPVVASALAKRGKALYLFPTKALAQDQVAELLDLSRAGDLGLKAFTFDGDTPGDARQAIRLHGDIVVSNPDMLHQAILPHHTKWAQFFENLRYVVIDEVHTYRGVFGSHVANVLRRLKRVCAFYGATPQFIVCSATIGNPQAHAEALLELPVHAITDSGAPTGEKHVLLWNPPVVNPDLGLRASARSQSNRIARLAIKAGLKTLVFAQSRTMVEVLTKYLKDVFDSDPRLPARIRAYRGGYLPTERREAERAMRDGRVDGIVSTSALELGVDIGSLDAVVLNGYPGSIAATWQRFGRAGRRQQASLGILVASSQPLDQYVVRHPEFFADSPPEHARIAPDQPMILLDHVRCAAFELPFLAGEPFGPVDPSPFLQLLDEDSVVHREGDRYEWIADSYPANAVSLRSVADGNFVVVDRTDGRQVIIAEVDFSAAPLTLYEGAIHMIQSTPYQVERLDWEGRKAYVTRTHVDYYTDAIDYTKLKVLERFDGCIAGQGTCHHGEVHVVRRVAGYKKIRYYTHENIGYGPVNLPDQEMHTTSLWWQLPPALLESAFESRQDALDGFLGAAYALHIAATVAVMAEGRDLQKAVGDGDGAWFALPDTQGRGQLRGTDSQVLSPVSGERFVPTAYLYDNYPGGIGLSEPLWRRQRELVQRAVQLVSACDCKAGCPACVGPVLANDEDAGTTPRALAVRVLHLLDAA; via the coding sequence ATGCCCGCCCAGACATCCCTGATCCGCCGTCACGCCACCGATGCAGCGCTGCTGCCCGTGAACGCAGCCGATGGCCGTGCCCTGGCGGAGCGGCTCGCGGGCAAGTACCACGATCGCGTGACCGGGCAGTTCGTCATTCCGGGGCGTGAAGGGCGGTACGAGCCGCTGCCGGCGGATCTGCCCGTGGAATTGGCCGAGGCGCTGCGCGCGCGCGGCATCGGCCAGCTGTATTCGCACCAGGCCGAGGCATGGCGGCATGTGCAGGCGGGTGGACATCTGGCCGTCGTGACGCCGACGGCATCGGGAAAATCGCTGTGCTACACGCTGCCGGTGGTGGCGTCGGCGCTGGCGAAGCGGGGCAAGGCGCTGTACCTGTTCCCCACCAAGGCACTGGCGCAGGACCAGGTCGCGGAGCTGCTGGACCTGAGCAGGGCCGGTGACCTCGGCCTGAAAGCCTTCACCTTCGATGGCGACACGCCCGGCGATGCGCGGCAGGCGATCCGCCTGCACGGCGACATCGTGGTCAGCAATCCGGACATGCTGCACCAGGCCATCCTGCCGCACCACACCAAGTGGGCGCAGTTCTTCGAGAACCTGCGCTACGTGGTGATCGACGAGGTGCATACATACCGCGGCGTGTTCGGCAGCCACGTGGCCAACGTGCTGCGCCGGCTGAAGCGTGTATGCGCGTTCTACGGTGCAACGCCGCAGTTCATCGTCTGCTCGGCCACCATCGGCAACCCGCAGGCGCACGCGGAGGCGTTGCTGGAGCTGCCGGTACATGCGATCACCGACTCCGGCGCGCCGACCGGCGAGAAGCACGTGCTGTTGTGGAATCCGCCGGTGGTCAATCCCGACCTGGGCCTGCGTGCGTCGGCGCGCTCGCAGAGCAACCGCATCGCGCGGCTGGCGATCAAGGCGGGGTTGAAGACGCTGGTGTTCGCGCAGTCACGCACGATGGTCGAGGTGCTGACCAAATACCTGAAGGATGTGTTCGACAGCGACCCGCGCCTGCCGGCGCGCATCCGCGCCTACCGCGGTGGCTACCTGCCGACCGAGCGGCGCGAGGCAGAGCGCGCGATGCGCGATGGACGCGTGGACGGCATTGTCTCCACCTCCGCGCTGGAACTGGGCGTGGACATCGGCAGCCTGGATGCGGTGGTGTTGAACGGCTATCCCGGTTCCATCGCCGCGACGTGGCAGCGCTTCGGGCGGGCGGGGCGTCGGCAGCAGGCATCGCTGGGCATCCTGGTGGCCAGTTCGCAGCCGCTGGACCAGTACGTGGTGCGGCATCCGGAGTTCTTCGCCGACAGCCCACCGGAACACGCGCGCATCGCACCCGACCAGCCGATGATCCTGCTGGACCACGTGCGCTGTGCTGCTTTCGAACTGCCATTCCTCGCCGGCGAGCCGTTCGGGCCGGTGGATCCGTCCCCGTTCCTGCAACTGCTTGACGAAGACAGCGTGGTGCATCGCGAAGGCGACCGTTACGAGTGGATCGCCGACAGCTATCCGGCCAATGCGGTCAGCCTGCGCTCGGTGGCGGATGGCAACTTCGTGGTCGTCGACCGTACCGACGGGCGCCAGGTGATCATCGCGGAGGTCGATTTCAGCGCCGCGCCGCTGACGTTGTACGAAGGCGCGATCCACATGATCCAGTCCACCCCGTACCAGGTGGAGCGGCTGGACTGGGAAGGGCGCAAGGCCTACGTCACCCGCACCCACGTGGACTACTACACCGATGCCATCGACTACACGAAACTGAAAGTGTTGGAACGCTTCGACGGCTGCATCGCGGGGCAGGGCACCTGCCACCACGGCGAGGTACACGTGGTGCGGCGCGTGGCCGGCTACAAGAAGATCCGCTACTACACGCACGAGAACATCGGCTACGGACCGGTGAACCTGCCGGACCAGGAGATGCACACCACCAGCCTGTGGTGGCAGCTGCCGCCGGCGCTGCTGGAATCGGCCTTCGAATCAAGGCAGGACGCGCTGGATGGCTTCCTCGGCGCAGCGTACGCGCTGCATATCGCGGCCACCGTCGCCGTAATGGCCGAAGGCCGCGACCTGCAGAAGGCGGTGGGCGACGGTGATGGTGCGTGGTTCGCATTGCCGGATACGCAGGGCCGCGGCCAGCTGCGCGGAACAGACAGCCAGGTGCTGTCGCCGGTATCGGGTGAGCGCTTCGTGCCGACCGCCTATCTCTACGACAACTATCCCGGCGGCATCGGCCTGAGCGAGCCATTGTGGCGACGCCAGCGCGAACTGGTGCAGCGCGCGGTGCAACTGGTGTCCGCGTGCGACTGCAAGGCCGGCTGTCCTGCCTGCGTCGGTCCGGTGCTGGCGAACGACGAAGACGCCGGGACCACGCCGCGCGCGCTGGCGGTACGCGTGCTGCACCTGCTGGACGCCGCATGA
- a CDS encoding ATP-binding protein — translation MPKSGTPLGPVRILLVEDSELDAELLIEQLHEAGLDADFVRVDAADDLRTALAGAPFDLVLSDMELPGFSGYEALEILRTHDPRLPFVFFSGTIGEETAVKALQEGASDYVLKHNPVRLPAAVARAIREARSEREREHAERELMRSQRLDCLAMLAAGLSHDLRNILQPLLIVPDLLATYSDDPKILRLGSVISESGKRGHEMADSMLSFVRGSRKASETISVAALFSAVQLLLQGSLSRQVRLTVEQPSEDLLIEGNYTEFQQCLINLCLNGIQAMAERGGQLTLSAVQTVADDGQDYVVLRVSDEGSGMDEATRQQLFTPFFTTKASGTGLGLMSCKRIVESVRGRIEVNSAPGQGSAFELHLPAPAVDDWAGTEDAAFRDGEGRRILLVDGDATRLSLLGNALASQGYDPIMAPDGANALQQIARNGLPELAIIDDDILLLSAADVLAVLQEAGFDGPVIRLREPGRPHDGHDCAATLTKPVQVQALFEAIEHALGLRA, via the coding sequence GTGCCGAAATCGGGAACACCGCTGGGACCTGTCCGCATCCTGCTGGTCGAGGATTCCGAACTCGATGCCGAACTGCTGATCGAGCAGTTGCACGAGGCCGGGCTGGATGCCGATTTCGTGCGCGTGGACGCCGCCGACGACCTGCGCACGGCGCTGGCGGGTGCGCCGTTCGACCTGGTGCTTTCGGACATGGAACTGCCCGGTTTCTCCGGTTACGAGGCCCTGGAAATCCTGCGGACGCATGATCCCCGGCTGCCGTTCGTGTTCTTCTCGGGCACCATCGGTGAAGAAACCGCAGTCAAGGCATTGCAGGAAGGCGCCAGCGACTATGTGCTGAAGCACAACCCGGTGCGCCTGCCGGCCGCGGTGGCACGTGCCATCCGCGAGGCGCGCAGCGAGCGCGAACGCGAGCATGCCGAACGCGAGCTGATGCGCTCGCAGCGGCTCGACTGCCTGGCGATGCTGGCGGCGGGCCTGAGCCACGATCTGCGCAATATCCTGCAGCCGTTGTTGATCGTGCCCGACCTGCTGGCGACCTACAGCGACGATCCGAAGATCCTACGCCTGGGTTCGGTGATCTCGGAGAGCGGCAAGCGCGGACACGAGATGGCCGATTCGATGCTGTCGTTCGTGCGCGGTTCGCGCAAGGCCAGCGAGACCATCAGCGTGGCCGCGTTGTTCAGCGCGGTGCAACTGCTGCTGCAGGGCAGCCTGTCGCGGCAGGTCCGGCTGACGGTGGAGCAACCGTCCGAAGACCTGCTGATCGAAGGCAACTACACGGAGTTCCAGCAGTGCCTGATCAACCTGTGCCTGAACGGCATCCAGGCCATGGCCGAACGCGGCGGCCAGCTGACCCTGTCGGCGGTGCAGACGGTCGCCGACGATGGGCAGGACTACGTGGTGCTGCGTGTTTCCGATGAAGGCAGCGGCATGGACGAGGCTACCCGCCAGCAGCTGTTCACGCCGTTCTTCACCACCAAGGCCAGTGGCACGGGCCTGGGCCTGATGTCCTGCAAGCGCATCGTCGAATCCGTGCGCGGTCGCATCGAAGTGAACAGCGCGCCCGGGCAGGGCAGCGCATTCGAACTGCACCTTCCGGCTCCTGCTGTGGACGACTGGGCGGGCACGGAAGACGCGGCGTTCCGTGATGGCGAGGGTCGCCGCATCCTGTTGGTCGATGGCGATGCCACGCGCCTCTCACTGCTCGGCAACGCGCTGGCCAGCCAGGGCTACGATCCGATCATGGCGCCGGACGGTGCGAATGCGTTGCAGCAGATCGCGCGGAATGGTCTGCCGGAACTGGCGATCATCGACGACGACATCCTGTTGCTGTCCGCTGCCGACGTACTTGCAGTGCTGCAGGAAGCCGGCTTCGATGGTCCGGTGATCCGTCTGCGGGAGCCGGGCAGACCGCACGACGGCCACGACTGCGCCGCGACACTGACCAAGCCGGTGCAGGTCCAGGCGCTGTTCGAGGCGATCGAGCACGCCCTGGGTCTGCGCGCGTAA
- a CDS encoding response regulator: MSAIRTILLAEDSLADAEMAIDALREANLANPIVHVEDGVEALDYLLRRGAHAQREDGLPSVLLLDIKMPRMDGLEVLKTIRGDEKLRHLPVVILSSSREESDLARSWDLGVNAYVVKPVDIDQFFQAVKTLGTFWAVINETLPRD; the protein is encoded by the coding sequence ATGAGCGCCATCCGCACCATCCTGTTGGCCGAAGACAGCCTGGCCGACGCCGAAATGGCGATCGACGCGCTGCGCGAGGCCAACCTCGCCAATCCCATCGTGCATGTCGAGGACGGCGTGGAAGCGCTGGATTACCTGTTGCGCCGTGGTGCGCATGCCCAGCGCGAAGATGGACTTCCTTCGGTGCTGTTGCTGGACATCAAGATGCCGCGCATGGATGGGCTGGAGGTGCTGAAGACCATCCGTGGCGACGAGAAGCTCAGACACCTGCCGGTGGTGATCCTGTCGTCCTCGCGCGAGGAAAGCGACCTGGCGCGCAGCTGGGACCTGGGAGTGAACGCTTACGTGGTCAAGCCGGTGGATATCGATCAGTTCTTCCAGGCGGTCAAGACGCTGGGCACGTTCTGGGCGGTCATCAACGAAACCCTGCCGCGGGACTGA
- a CDS encoding ATP-binding protein, whose protein sequence is MNDDDSARRSWGTWRLPLLGLAVLLIVVGPVLLLQRLSRANLDAADAVAHTHQVEAAVMAMVVEVREIESSGMMIALGADHPLARDRLASGRKTLPDRFATLTELTADNPEQLVLIGRLRELVEARMEVIDQLMQAPEAYRGSVVAPLATRFPIRGLLTQILDNERQLLAQRNYDAQRQRQRAEWLALVAMGAQLLLLALVLLSLGRQVARRLNAEKRIAQASERALVMLDTVREPIVLLDGDQHIKMHNIAFGELYGMGKGAKAGSLDELGTAWQDKVMRQRLDDVLARGRELWDYELQQDTVDGVRRTVLLNARRMPLPGEDEHAVLMTVSDISLQKTAQQEIAALNRQLEGKVEQVSEVNRELEAFSYSVSHDLRAPLRHVAGFSDKLGRHLGEDIDDKSRHYLDVIGNSARRMSQLIDDLLVYSRLGRSALRLQAVDMQSLVAEARAMLDANEANEGRADRVEWRIAPQPIVLADENMMRQVWSNLLGNALKYSSQRDRSIVEVGHQLQGDGSHLFSVRDNGAGFDMAYAGKLFGVFQRLHKASDFPGTGIGLASVRRVLGRHGGRIWAESEPGQGATFYFTLPAALDAPLSRERDA, encoded by the coding sequence ATGAACGACGACGACAGCGCCCGGCGAAGTTGGGGCACATGGCGACTGCCGCTGCTGGGGCTGGCCGTCCTGCTGATCGTGGTTGGCCCCGTGCTGCTGCTGCAGCGGCTGTCACGGGCGAATCTCGACGCCGCCGATGCCGTGGCGCACACCCACCAGGTGGAAGCGGCGGTGATGGCGATGGTCGTCGAGGTTCGCGAGATCGAATCCTCCGGCATGATGATCGCGCTCGGCGCGGACCATCCGCTGGCCCGCGATCGCCTGGCCTCCGGCAGGAAGACGCTGCCCGACCGGTTCGCGACGCTGACCGAACTCACGGCCGACAACCCCGAGCAGCTCGTGCTCATCGGCCGCCTGCGCGAACTGGTCGAGGCGCGCATGGAGGTCATCGATCAACTCATGCAGGCCCCCGAAGCGTACCGGGGCTCCGTGGTGGCGCCCTTGGCGACGCGCTTCCCCATCCGTGGCCTGTTGACGCAGATCCTGGACAACGAACGGCAGTTGCTGGCCCAGCGCAACTACGACGCGCAGCGCCAGCGCCAGCGCGCGGAATGGTTGGCCCTCGTGGCCATGGGCGCGCAGTTGCTGCTGCTCGCCCTGGTGTTGCTGTCGCTGGGTCGCCAGGTCGCGCGCCGGCTGAATGCGGAGAAGCGGATCGCACAGGCCAGCGAGCGTGCGCTGGTCATGCTGGACACGGTGCGGGAACCCATCGTGCTGCTGGACGGCGACCAGCACATCAAGATGCACAACATCGCCTTCGGCGAGCTCTACGGCATGGGCAAGGGCGCAAAGGCGGGCAGTCTGGACGAACTGGGCACCGCCTGGCAGGACAAGGTGATGCGGCAGCGCCTGGATGACGTGCTTGCACGAGGACGCGAGTTGTGGGACTACGAACTGCAGCAGGACACCGTCGATGGTGTGCGCCGTACCGTACTGCTCAATGCACGCCGCATGCCGCTGCCGGGGGAAGACGAGCATGCCGTGCTGATGACGGTCAGCGACATCTCGCTGCAGAAGACCGCACAGCAGGAGATCGCCGCGCTGAACCGCCAGCTGGAAGGCAAGGTCGAGCAGGTGTCGGAAGTGAACCGCGAGCTGGAGGCCTTCAGCTATTCGGTATCGCACGATCTGCGCGCGCCGCTGCGGCACGTGGCCGGTTTCTCGGACAAGCTGGGCCGCCACCTGGGCGAGGACATCGACGACAAGAGCCGTCATTACCTGGACGTGATCGGCAATTCCGCGCGCCGCATGTCGCAACTGATCGATGACCTGCTGGTGTACTCGCGTCTGGGCCGGAGCGCGCTGCGGCTTCAGGCGGTGGACATGCAGTCGCTGGTAGCCGAAGCGCGCGCCATGCTGGATGCCAACGAGGCCAACGAAGGCCGCGCCGACCGGGTGGAATGGCGCATCGCGCCGCAGCCCATCGTGCTGGCCGACGAGAACATGATGCGGCAGGTATGGAGCAACCTGCTGGGCAACGCGCTGAAGTACAGCAGCCAGCGCGATCGTTCCATCGTCGAGGTGGGCCACCAGTTGCAGGGTGACGGCAGCCACCTGTTCAGCGTACGTGACAACGGCGCGGGTTTCGATATGGCGTATGCCGGCAAGCTGTTCGGCGTGTTCCAGCGCCTGCACAAGGCCAGCGACTTCCCTGGCACGGGCATCGGCTTGGCCAGCGTCCGGCGCGTTCTCGGCCGGCACGGTGGGCGCATCTGGGCCGAATCCGAGCCCGGCCAGGGCGCCACCTTCTATTTCACCCTTCCCGCGGCGCTCGACGCTCCGCTTTCCAGAGAGAGAGACGCATGA